Genomic DNA from Lactuca sativa cultivar Salinas chromosome 8, Lsat_Salinas_v11, whole genome shotgun sequence:
CTTTAACTTAGTTCTAATGTGTTTCATGACATTTTTTGGATATTGTATTCGGTTTTgtgttttatgtttgtttttatgAATTCATATTAAGGCCCCGTTTGATACGCATCTTTCCaggtccaaacagatctttctggctgaatggaccggaaagactgtttgatttgcacaaaaaaaaggggtctttcccggtaagatatgtTTTTCTCAGAAAGCctcaaaatcatatctttctggctgaatgggctggaaagacaattatatACCAAACCCcgcctctttctttctttattggattattaatttttttaaataacttttttaaaatttattttttattgaattattattttttttcatcattcagcacagtgaatcagatgtacaatcaaacaacatggtttctttaCCAGTCAGAAAACTTTCGCAGACAGCATTTTACCGGACAACACTTTCccagacagaaactatcaaacgggacctaagACTATCCCACATTTAATATTAAATTGGATTGAAATTAGGTTCTCATAAAATAAATATTGTCAGGGGTACAATGATCGTTTTTACATCGTTCAACCTAACCACCAGAATGATATAACACTAGTTTATTTCTATGGAGAAAATAATGCTACAAATATCCCTTGTTTTATGGTATTAATATAATGCATGCCAAAGTAATATcatttatgtttcatttatatttcatgaCTTTTCTTATTAACTTTTTCAGTTATGTGTGTATGTTTTAACATGGGTTATTGCTAAAAGAAAGAAATATCAGGCATTTCTATTGTGAAAGTTGACATTTACCtgttttttgaattttgaaattgaaataaaaCTAAAATAGCATCGTCTCACTTGAAAAGTCATGTGAACCAAAAAGACTATCAAGAAAATTATGCATAATACATAACAAAAAGGATAAAATGTTCATTTTTCACAGTAAACACAATCAATCAAATGTGTAATCAAACAATGCAATCAAACAACTTCAAATCCAATCAAAAGAATCTTGATTTGTCCGCAAGTATTAAAGAGTCCCTAAATCAATTATCCGAAGCAATAACAACAAGGTACGACTAGAAGTAATGGGCCAAATGAGCCCATTGTTGATCTCAATGGGTCGCAATTGTCAGCCCAGTCAGTTGATGGACGTTATTGATTCTGTTCCCGAACACATGTTTTCTGGAACCTATCACCGGCTACAAGACATTCATTCACATAATTCAGACACAGAAAACGAGAGAGCGATTCAAcgaaatcaaagaaaaattcgatAACAATGGGGAAAGATTTGAGCGATGAACAAGTTTCCGCCATGAAAGAGGCCTTTACCCTCTTCGATACCGACGGCGATGGCAAGATCGCCCCATCGGAGCTCGGGATTCTTATGCGTTCTCTCGGTGGAAATCCTACGCAAGCGCAGCTCAAGTCCATAATCGCCGAGGAAAAACTCACATCTCCCTTTGATTTCAACAGGTTTACCGACCTAATGGGGAAGCACCTCAAACCGGAGCCCTTTGATCGCCAGCTTCGTGATGCGTTTAAGGTTATTGACAAGGATGGGACCGGATACGTCGTCGTCGCGGATCTCAAACATATACTCACCAGCATCGGAGAGAAGCTAGAGCCTGCTGAGTTCGATGAGTGGATCCGAGAGATTGATGTTGGATCCGATGGGAAAATCAAGTATGAGGACTTCATCGCAAGAATGGTTGCAAAATGATTTGTAAGTTGCGATTTTCTCCATCGTTTTATCATTAAACATCTTAAATTTTGTGTCTCCACGTATttcattagtttttttttgtgAGTTACCTACCtgattattatatataaaatatatcaaTACACAGTTATTTTTGTTGATTTTCACCCATTTTATATGTTGATCCCCTGTCTCAAAAGCTAGGTTCATACTTGTTATATCCAAATCCTGGAATTCCAGATTACATGTTCATTTGAATCCTCTACATTTTTTGAACACCAACCTTTTTTGCTAATTTCAATGATATAGCATCTGCCCTTTTGGATAATTCTTTTTCTCACAAATCAAATCGCATTCCCTTGAACATTATAACTCCAATTTGGTGTGAAAAACAAATGTTTCTGATCAAaatttcttgaattttttttttcttaaatgggTCTTTGCGTGTGTTTTAAGATGAAGCAACCCCCTCATGATTGTCTCTTATTAGCTTAAAATATAACTTGAGAATGATCCTGTTTGGGTTTTATGCAGGTTAGAGATGTTGCTGATGAAATACTGTGTGCTTCTCTGCCTTATTTAGATTTTATATTTTGGTGTGGTAATTTACTTAAAACTCTGGTTCAGAGTTTTCTGCTTGCTAGTTTTGATGAACTATTTGTATTTGGGGAATAACCCGAAATTTGTGCACTCATTTATCCATTTTTTTGCCTTACTTCTAAACAGGGTGCTTGTGAATAGTTTTGATTTAAATGTTCATGTAAAACCTTGGTAATTCGGTATCTATCAATTGATTTCCTTTTCCATACCTACAATATTGGGTGTTACGAAATTCACTTGAGGTTGAGAATAATCCAACCAATATCAACTTTAAGTATGGACACGAAACTAGAAGTAATTCGTGTAAGGATTTTGAGTTTCTAAGGGAGACCAAAACACTCTTATAAATTGACTAGTTACACCCAAATGAATTTCGGTGCATCTTCCATTGTCAAAAGATTATTTTTAATGTAACATTTTGTGCATACATTAAGATGTTGATATATACATTTACATCTTTATTCAGATTTGGGTAAATGGATAAACACGTAACGTATCAGTTTACTTATCTAACTATTTTTAGTTATCTAACTATTTTCATCAATACGAAAAATAGATAAGTACCTACTATAAGATTCTAATTGTTGAGATATGGAATTACACAAAAAAGTCCAATGTTCAAAACTTTATACGCCCAAAGTAATGTTGCTTGGGTCATTTAGATGGTATAGCTTTCGGAGGTGATATTTGTTTTGAAGTTACCCATTTAAAAAAGGTAATTTAACTTTTATACTCTccattttaattataattaaaaaaaaaatcatgattaAGAGTATAAAAGTCAAGATACTTTTTTTAAGTTGATGAATAAGAAACATAAATGCAAAAATATAACCTCTATTTAGCTTTGATTATGGAGTACCATGTTTGTTGTTTGAGATAATATATATAACATGGGCTTCAGGCTTAATGAAAAACAAATTTCGTTTTTTATTTATTCAGATCCCGATCGTAATGAACCGTTGATTAGTTTATTTCCATCACACACGAAAAGCTTGATTTGGTGTGGCGTGAGTTGGATGAGATTTTTGATATTTAACCTTTTAGTGATTGAGATAAATAGAAGACATTTCTCTTAAGCATATCATATGCTAATAGGACAATCTAAAAATATCATATGCTAACAggacaataaaaaaatatttctatatattttatatttaaatgagaaaatgacataGCCATTTCTCTAAAGCATTTTTCATAAATTaaccaaaaattaaaaaaaaatttaaaaaaaaaaaaaaaaaaaaaaactatcaatTTTAACCAATTGCAGATGAATAGGACTTGCCTGCAAGCTCATAAAAAGAATTGTGAAATCATGGACCCTATGCGGTTTTGTGGTCCATTATCACAATATAGTTAAaccctaaaaaaaaaaaaaaattcaacatcATTTTCGGTCCTAGAAATTCTCTTTGATAGCATAAGACTAGTTTTCTATTAACAATGTTTTACTTTTTTGTTTGTATTTTATAATATCAGCTGAAATATAGTAGTAACTTGTAGTTATTTTgtctgaaactttgaaaaaaaaaaaagaaaccaaATCATGACCCTCTTGTACAACCCTTTAATAAGCAAACCGTGTATATCAACCAAGAAAAAGCTAGCATGAGATCGCAATTCGCAAATATGTAGATATGAAAATGCATTATGCCATCTGTGATTTTGTGTCCTCAGAAAATGATCAAAATCTAAAAATTTATAACATAATGTGAAACTGCAGTTTCgatggttaattttttttttttatattaatttttgttaattaataaaatataataaaaacttgtcattttttggAGTTGCCTTGCTTTTAAAGCCGACTGCCGTTTGTACAATTTGTAGCCCTAATTCCAGTCCCTTGCAGAGGCTGCCCCGGTGAGGTCGAAGCCTCCAACAAAAAGCATTTCCGACCCATGCGGGGAGCATGGGTCCTTTTCCTAGTTTATATAATAATCAATGgctacaaataaaataaaaataaaaataaatcaataatAAACTATCCTTTCTTCCCACTTTCTCAAGCTATAGAGAACATACACAACACAGTAGTCCAGAATTGTAAGCTAGGGTTTTAGACAGCGGAAATCATGGTGGCAGGTTTAAGGTATTTTACAGATAGATCGGACGACGGCGCCGCCGGTGCACCTCTTCTAGATACTGTCAACGGCGAGGAGCTTATGCATGTCCAGCCGGCCGTTTCCATTGTTCTCAGCAACCATCCTCCCGAGTCTCCTGGCACGCTCTACATCTCTACCAAGTAAATTTCCAACTCTTCTGACAATTCTGCATTTGTTTACGTAAATAACTTCATTTTGATACCTAAGATTCGTTCGAATTTTGTAGACAAGTGATATGGTTGAGCGATACCGAGAGGACAAAAGGCTACGCTGTTGATTTCTTGTCGGTGTCTCTTCATGCGGTGTCTAGGGATCCTGAGGCATTTACATCTCCCTGCATATATACACAGGTACTACGCCTCTACCACAACTGTACTTATATTGTTTAGATTGAAGTATTCAGTATTTAATTGAAATGTATTGTGTTGTGTTTAAGAGTATTTGGAGATGAAGTTTATCTATGCTGTTACAACTGTTTTGATATGTATGAAGGCTCTGTAATTCATTATTATTTTAGATTGATACaggtgatgaagatgatgaatcaGAAAACTCAGATTCAGAATCTAACGAGACATTTGATTTATCAAAGATCACCGAAATGAGACTAGTGCCTTCAGACCCTAATCAATGTATGCTTCCAAAATCTCACTTCAATTCATACAGAATATCCAAAGTCAGTTTCCATCTTAAATCTCAATACATTGCCTCACAATCCTAATAAGTTAACTTAAATTGGTTGATAGTGGATGCTCTCTTCGAGGTGTTCTGTGAGTGTGCAGAGCTCAACCCTGAACCTGTTGAAGGTATATTGCTTGCTTGCTTAAATGTACATTTGAAGCCTTTTTGAACTTTTTACTGATATTTACTTCTTTCTTCAGAGGATGAACCTGAGGAGCATAATTGGATATTCAGTGCTGATCAGCTGGGACCTGCCATGGGTATAATAGGTATAAACACTTTTTACCTCTGCTATATGTTAATTACTTTATTCCGTTTAATGTAATCAACTCTTATATTATATTTATGCAACTTACTGTGATGTTTAGATGGAGTTGATCAGGAATGGGATTCTTCACAAACTCATTTCACCACAATTGGTCATCCAAATGGAGATCATGATCTAGCACGCAATGTGCTTGAGGTATGAACTTTAACACAACTTTTCCAATCCAACTTTGCTTTCATGTCTAACTGAATTCTTGACAAGTGTTGTTTCGATTTTTATTTTCCTGTTTCATCTGGGTCTTTCTTGATTCCATTTGTAATTGGAACCACATGCTTATAAGAAAGTGAGCGAATAAGAATGAATAACCTTTTAATCAtatggttttaaaaatgtttaagcCATATACATTTATGCAACAATGTTTCTCACTTTTTTACAAATTTATGCAACTGACACAAAGTATGCAATATTGATGATTACACAGCTTCAAATAAATGACCAAAGGTTTGAGGATGCTGAAGAAATGGAGAGCAACAACAGAAATGGTGGCCAACAATGATTATCTTCTGGTTACTTACATTACATGTAACGTTTTTTGATGACAGGTACCAAGTTTGGTACATGATGATGCAAAAGGTTTGTAGGTTGTAGGAGTGTGATGTTGCTCTTGCAACTAAGTTTATACAGTTTTTCAGACTCTTCTAGTTCTTGATGTTTTTAAACTTGATACAGAATATAATTTTTAAGGTAGCTAAGATTCGTACACTAAACCAAACCTTTTCTCTAATTATAACCTATCATTTTCCATTTTCCATTCTTTATTTTCATCTCCAAATTCATAAATAACATTCAGCAAAAGCTTCAACTGTAATCCCATACTCCTTAGACATTGTTGCGATAAATTTCGTGTCGCATCACCCTGGTGTGTAAATCTGCAAGAAATCAAAATTTGGTGTCGCATCACCACTTATAAGAGATTTCAATTATGAGGCATTTTCCTTGTAAATCTTCTCGTATGCTgcaaactttgcatacaaacaaTTCAAACACTTATTTTTCCAGCAATCTCTAAGTTGCCAATATACTTGGCATTGGGCCCACTACGTAGACATAATCATAGTGAACACAATGAGCCCAATCCACATGAATCGATACAGTCTTAGTTTTTAACATCCTCTGGTACATGAAATGCCTCGTGATCCCATCCAAGATTTTTCCTTGTGGCATCGACTTCCTTGGCTCCCAATGCACTACCATGAGCACTATATTTGTTTTGGTGATCCATATCCAATCGTAGTTGTAACCTGTATACatgaaaaactccaaaaataaaataaaaatataaagctCAATAAAGATTcacataataatattttttatcataaacgaaaaaaaaaaaaacttaatcaaaGTGGGCCTATCTTTAACCGACTTTGCTTCCTTAGACCTTAATCGCCCGTGCTGCCCAAGAACCAAAATGCAATCTTTCAATAACAAGggcaaaataaaaaacatattcaAGTATTACATCATAGCCCTTGAGGGAGTGGTAGAAGGACTGACTACTGTGTTTGTGAATCTAAGTATCTATATTATATTTATTCGGTTCTCGGGTTATTCGGTTCGAGTTACCCAAATAAAAGCTTATTTGGTTTTAAATACCCGACTCGAATAAGCATTCATCGTCCCCTTTCTATTATcgacagaaatcaaaatcatgatTCACACTTATGTCCTTATTGttcataacaaaaaaaaacctACGTTCATTCTCGTCGTTTCAAAATCGACCATACTTTTCAGTTATTTTCAAACTCAAAATCACTTATGTCGATCATTCATCTtgttttaaactttcaaaaattgAACACTCTTACTGTCTCTAAGGATTTACGATTCACGAATTCCTACTTTGTATAGTCATGAAAAAATAGACTCCCACTTAAGAAACTCAAGTAAGAAATTAATTTTCATTATGTTAATTTACTATGTAGATGCTATTCTTTCAATGTGTTATTGCGTTATGTTAGTCTTTGAATGTTTTACGTTGTTgtataaaagtacattgttattctaTTATTCGGGCTTATTTGAGTTATAGAATCCTAATACAAtttattcgttttttttttgttatattagGTCCTTAATCATTTTCTACATGTTATTCGGGTAATAACCAAACCGAACCGAATCTGTATTGGTTAATCGGTTCGATTTTCGGTTCATGCAATTatccttattcggttttcgggttattcgggttcgGGTTGGTTCGGTCAAGTTCTGGCCCGAATAGCATCCCTACACCATACCCTCTGGTCTTACTCCACCCATGGGTCATGGCCACCATAATTTACCAACTTTTTAGCGGTTTCTTTCTAAAAAGAAATTGATAAAATTGTTTTACcaaattttttcaaaaactatttATTATTCAGATAAAAATGTATTGTTTAACCAATTATCcttcctaataaatgaaaataattttgctaCATGTTACTCtctcattaacttggacacatgttattttttggtatttttgaataaatgttttttccatttgtcattttctcatttttttttatattttttaattaacacattaTATTTACACTTCAATTAATAATTActttattgaaaaatgaaaataaccaataaattacaatattactactattatagtatttaatatgttttttaaaaattcaaattttaaattttaaattttaaattttaaattttaaattttaaattttaaattttaaatttaaatctaaaatttcaaatttaaataattttttgtttaaaccttcatttttaattttttttatttcttccaACCCGTATAACATGCGTGTATCACAACTCGTAAAATAATAGACTGTAGTCTGAACTCAAAAACTTTCTCAAAAACAGTTTACTAGACTCGTAGTTGTTCCAAACGAAACAGTGCACAATTCGTTTCAAGAAAAGTAGATAAATACTGATTTTTTATATAACTTTTTAAAGagtcgtaactttctcatacaaccTCCGTATTGGTCGTTCGTTATATCCACGAAATCAGGGGAACATAATCTATTCAAATATCTTATCCATAACTTTCAAATGTATTTGAtgcaaaaatttatttttaacgctacaaataaattaattttttggtGATTTTCGATTCGATCTTCGACGATAGATGTTTCGAACTGTTTGAGATGTTCTAAAAGTACTTATAAATATAATATCTTTAATATGCTTTATAAACATAAAGTTTCACACAATTGATTCTTAACACATAACGGTTTGCGATGGTTTGACCACTGAACTTTGACCGATTTTTACCCGTTGCTACAGGCGATGATCACAACTAGAACATGTGAAGGTGTATGGTGATGTCGGAAGTGGGTCGTGGTTCATGATGATAAGCTGCAATGGGGTAAAGGTTGCTTGGCAGGAGGTTCCGGCAAGTGGCTAGAATGAGGTATTGATTCGTTTTTTGTGAAGATGGGTGGTGGTTTATTTATAGCTTGGTATTTTTGGTATAGGGGTGTTTAAAAAAAACTTCTTATATATGTCTAATCTGCTGCACACACTCTACTTTAAACTGCTTTATTTATATTTGTGTGTTGCTCTTTGCTGCTAAAAATATGCatgtagtgttttttttttttgtttagtcaTCAACTACTCCACTGTATTTgatttattttcttttgtttaatATTAGCACTTTGAGACAGTAATCACTTGAGACAATGATCATGGATGATGTGGTTTAAAGTGTAAAACATGGTTTAAAAATACCCCATAAATTAACATCATGTACATCTTTTAAAAAATATGCACTAAAAGacataaattatttaattaactGAAAATGACAATAAAATAAGCTCAAACACGTTTTAGCGTAAAtgtcaaattttatgattaaaaacgATCTAAAAAATAAAGTGGAGggataaaaatagtttttttaaacatatttagTGATCATAAAATTAGCCCAAAACACAATCTTGAACTTAAAACATTGATTATCCGAAAACAATGATCAAATTATATacttattaattaaatttttggGAAAACCACTTGATaagtacaaactatattttataaaaaaaatcataaataataCACTAatatttgataatttttatcagtTACTTTGTTCGTCTAAAGACAAAAGAATcaaaaaaattattgtttaatGATAGTTGTCAATACATGGTGTTTTATcctttctaataaatgaaggGTTTTTTTTGTCTCTTGTCATTTGCtcatttaatttttcaaatgtcattttgtggttattttgaattgattttttttccatatGTCGTTTTatgggtttttctattttattaaatttcacataatactttaatatattaattgcaataaatgtagtaataaatggatatcaatttcaataactaacttaccttttaatttgaaaattctcaaaattaaaggttattagtttcttttatttatttaaattatttgtttaaatttaaaagataaaaaacatttctattataatatttcattatttttcttataaattcaaagttctcaaatatttgaCTTTTAcgtttaactttttttaaattaacccatgtaatacatgtgtCTCACAATTAGTTTTTGAATATTCTGTGATTCGGACATTCGGATTCTAGAATGGGTTTTAACAAAAACCAAATTACAATTTTGGAATTTAGGATGGTTTTAGTTACAAAAGTATAAAttgaatattagttatatatttatttatctttttaaataTTTGCTAATTTATTAtcattcatttatttt
This window encodes:
- the LOC111904035 gene encoding chloride conductance regulatory protein ICln, with protein sequence MVAGLRYFTDRSDDGAAGAPLLDTVNGEELMHVQPAVSIVLSNHPPESPGTLYISTKQVIWLSDTERTKGYAVDFLSVSLHAVSRDPEAFTSPCIYTQIDTGDEDDESENSDSESNETFDLSKITEMRLVPSDPNQLDALFEVFCECAELNPEPVEEDEPEEHNWIFSADQLGPAMGIIDGVDQEWDSSQTHFTTIGHPNGDHDLARNVLELQINDQRFEDAEEMESNNRNGGQQ
- the LOC111904034 gene encoding probable calcium-binding protein CML13, whose translation is MGKDLSDEQVSAMKEAFTLFDTDGDGKIAPSELGILMRSLGGNPTQAQLKSIIAEEKLTSPFDFNRFTDLMGKHLKPEPFDRQLRDAFKVIDKDGTGYVVVADLKHILTSIGEKLEPAEFDEWIREIDVGSDGKIKYEDFIARMVAK